From a region of the Latilactobacillus sakei genome:
- a CDS encoding CtsR family transcriptional regulator, with amino-acid sequence MQSQNISDIIEAYLKKILADSEQIEIRRSEIAKLFNCVPSQINYVINTRFTEQRGYVVNSKRGGGGYIRIVKVQFLDDREFLEALIDSVESRISQADTLAIIQKLYDEQILSQKEGNLVLATLSPQTLAVNDKQLEEQLRARMLIAVLERLRYEIK; translated from the coding sequence TTGCAAAGTCAGAATATCTCAGATATTATTGAAGCCTATTTGAAAAAAATATTGGCTGACAGCGAGCAGATTGAAATTCGACGCTCCGAAATTGCCAAATTATTTAACTGTGTCCCATCGCAGATCAATTATGTGATTAATACCCGGTTTACTGAGCAACGTGGCTATGTCGTTAACAGTAAACGTGGTGGGGGCGGCTATATCCGTATCGTTAAAGTTCAATTTTTAGATGATCGTGAATTTTTAGAGGCATTAATTGACAGTGTCGAGTCGCGAATTTCGCAGGCTGATACGCTGGCCATCATCCAGAAGCTCTATGATGAACAAATTTTATCGCAAAAAGAGGGTAATCTGGTTTTAGCAACCTTAAGCCCACAAACATTAGCGGTTAACGATAAGCAGTTAGAAGAGCAATTACGGGCACGAATGTTAATTGCTGTCTTAGAAAGATTACGTTACGAAATTAAGTAA
- a CDS encoding copper resistance protein CopZ has translation MAKLVMQLDELSCPSCMQKIQAGVSQQAGVEAVKVLFNASKVKTEYDETTTNPERLTQVVTDLGYNVKSVKVK, from the coding sequence ATGGCAAAATTAGTGATGCAATTAGACGAACTCTCATGCCCATCATGTATGCAAAAGATTCAAGCCGGTGTGAGTCAACAAGCCGGTGTCGAAGCAGTCAAAGTACTATTTAATGCCAGCAAAGTAAAAACTGAATATGATGAAACGACGACTAATCCGGAACGATTGACGCAAGTTGTCACAGATCTGGGCTACAACGTTAAAAGTGTGAAGGTTAAATAA
- a CDS encoding ATP-dependent Clp protease ATP-binding subunit ClpC — MNNLFTPSAKNVLMLAQEQAKKFNHHALGTEHLLLALVLESEGIAGNALRELGVTPTDVLEEIERLTGYGDSIVAMGVGGYLPYSPKAKQVLDLARVESQQANSVKIGTAHLLLALLRDDDIIAARILLNLGLSLAKTRQLLLQKMGIDAATAKKRAKASAKKVDQEGTPTLNQLARDLTQMARENQIDPVVGRDSEVKRLVQILARRSKNNPVLIGEPGVGKTAIAEGFAQRIINGDVPSDMQQKRLMMLDMGSLVAGTKYRGEFEDRLKKIIEEIHEDGQVILFIDELHTLIGAGGAEGAIDASNILKPALARGELQLIGATTLDEYQKYIEKDAALERRFATVTVDEPTPEDAEQILRGLRPRYEEHHGITISDEALHEAVVLANRYITNRFLPDKAIDLMDEAAAKVRLDAVNQKSPIDRLEAELQALAKEKEAAVGAQDFEKAAAIHEKEIITKAKMAKRQAAEQENGVRTDIQVQPEDIAQVVAQWTGVPVTQLQRKESERLLQLEKVLHERVVGQEEAISAVARAIRRARSGLKDPKRPIGSFMFLGPTGVGKTELAKALAEAMFGSEDNLIRVDMSEYMERYSTSRLVGAAPGYVGYDEGGQLTEKVRNKPYSVVLFDEVEKAHPDVFNILLQVLDDGYLTDSKGRKVDFRNTIMIMTSNLGATALRDDKSVGFGVKDVTADYKAMQGRILEELKKSFRPEFLNRIDETVVFHSLTQPELREIVKIMSKGILNRLAEQGVKIKMTAAAMDVVAKAGFDPEYGARPIRRALQTQVEDRLSEALLAGEITTDTPVTIGATKGEITINSKKEKTTVK; from the coding sequence ATGAATAATCTATTTACACCAAGTGCCAAGAACGTTTTAATGTTAGCGCAAGAACAAGCTAAGAAGTTTAATCATCATGCATTAGGGACGGAACACCTATTGTTAGCGCTCGTCCTCGAAAGCGAAGGGATTGCTGGGAACGCACTCCGTGAGTTAGGGGTGACACCTACTGATGTCCTGGAAGAAATTGAACGCTTGACCGGTTATGGCGATTCAATCGTTGCTATGGGTGTAGGCGGTTATTTGCCATACTCACCTAAAGCCAAGCAAGTGCTGGATTTAGCGCGTGTTGAATCCCAGCAAGCAAACTCAGTTAAAATTGGAACGGCCCATTTATTATTAGCGTTATTACGCGATGATGATATTATTGCGGCCCGCATTCTATTGAACTTGGGCCTTAGTTTAGCTAAAACCCGGCAATTATTACTCCAAAAGATGGGGATTGATGCAGCGACTGCTAAGAAACGCGCTAAAGCCAGTGCTAAAAAGGTCGATCAAGAAGGCACGCCTACTTTGAACCAATTGGCTCGTGATTTAACGCAAATGGCCCGCGAAAACCAAATTGATCCAGTTGTTGGTCGTGATTCGGAAGTTAAACGCCTCGTGCAAATCTTAGCGCGTCGTTCCAAGAATAACCCGGTCTTAATTGGCGAACCAGGTGTCGGTAAAACAGCGATTGCTGAAGGTTTTGCCCAACGGATTATCAATGGCGATGTGCCAAGCGATATGCAACAAAAACGATTAATGATGCTTGATATGGGGTCATTGGTCGCGGGCACTAAGTATCGTGGGGAATTTGAAGATCGTCTCAAGAAGATTATTGAAGAAATCCATGAAGATGGCCAAGTAATCCTCTTTATCGATGAATTGCATACCTTAATCGGTGCTGGTGGAGCAGAAGGTGCAATTGACGCCTCAAATATCTTGAAACCAGCCCTTGCTCGTGGCGAATTGCAATTAATCGGGGCGACAACCCTTGATGAATACCAAAAATACATCGAAAAAGATGCCGCTTTAGAACGGCGTTTCGCGACAGTGACGGTTGATGAACCAACACCAGAAGATGCGGAACAAATCTTACGCGGGTTACGACCACGTTATGAAGAACATCACGGTATCACGATTTCCGATGAAGCATTACATGAAGCCGTTGTTTTAGCGAACCGGTATATCACCAATCGCTTCTTACCTGATAAGGCAATTGATTTGATGGATGAAGCGGCTGCGAAGGTCCGCTTAGATGCGGTCAACCAAAAATCACCAATCGATCGCTTAGAAGCTGAACTGCAAGCGTTAGCCAAAGAAAAAGAAGCAGCAGTCGGTGCGCAAGACTTCGAAAAAGCCGCTGCTATTCACGAAAAAGAAATTATCACTAAGGCTAAAATGGCTAAACGCCAAGCGGCTGAACAAGAAAATGGTGTTCGAACAGATATTCAAGTCCAACCAGAAGATATCGCGCAAGTTGTTGCCCAATGGACGGGTGTCCCAGTGACACAATTGCAACGTAAGGAAAGCGAACGTTTGTTGCAGCTTGAAAAAGTCTTGCATGAACGGGTTGTTGGCCAAGAAGAGGCGATTTCAGCTGTCGCTCGCGCAATTCGACGGGCTCGTAGTGGTTTGAAGGATCCTAAACGGCCAATCGGTTCATTCATGTTCTTAGGCCCTACTGGGGTTGGTAAGACTGAGTTGGCCAAAGCATTGGCAGAAGCGATGTTTGGGTCTGAAGACAACCTGATTCGGGTTGATATGTCAGAATACATGGAACGTTACAGTACGAGCCGGTTAGTCGGGGCAGCACCTGGTTACGTCGGTTACGACGAAGGTGGCCAATTAACTGAAAAAGTTCGTAATAAGCCGTATTCCGTTGTTCTTTTTGATGAAGTTGAAAAGGCTCATCCAGATGTTTTCAATATCTTGTTACAAGTCTTAGATGATGGCTATTTGACGGATTCTAAGGGGCGGAAAGTTGATTTCCGGAACACAATCATGATTATGACGTCTAACTTAGGGGCAACCGCCTTACGTGATGACAAGTCAGTTGGTTTTGGGGTCAAAGATGTCACTGCGGATTACAAAGCAATGCAAGGCCGGATTTTGGAAGAATTGAAGAAGTCATTCCGCCCAGAATTCTTAAACCGAATCGACGAAACGGTGGTCTTCCACTCATTAACGCAACCTGAATTGCGTGAAATCGTCAAGATTATGTCCAAAGGCATCTTAAACCGTTTAGCGGAACAAGGTGTCAAGATCAAAATGACTGCGGCAGCGATGGATGTTGTGGCTAAAGCCGGTTTTGATCCAGAATACGGTGCGCGTCCAATTCGCCGTGCATTACAAACCCAAGTTGAAGATCGCTTGAGTGAAGCCCTATTAGCTGGTGAAATCACAACGGATACGCCAGTCACAATTGGCGCTACCAAAGGTGAAATTACGATTAATAGTAAAAAAGAAAAAACAACTGTTAAATAA
- a CDS encoding class 3 fructose-bisphosphatase (class 3; catalyzes the formation of fructose 6-phosphate from fructose-1,6-bisphosphate), producing MINNKMKTLSDKYPTKMAVTSEIINLKAILNLPKPTEAFMSDLHGEYDAFQHLIRTGAGNLRQKINELFSGEMTPETMQAFAFLVYYPTERLALKHKALSENELNQWYLTTFKRMIDLLKFVSTKYTRSKVRKAMAPDFVYITEELMYGDVANVDKKRYFQEITATIIELGQADALIIATSHTIQRLVVDQWHIIGDIYDRGPHPDLIVDQLTQLPAVDVQWGNHDILWFGAASGSELCLLNLLRICARYNNLAIIEETYGIDLTDLVRFAAQHYQANPAFMPVEDPNQGPLTLAEKLKISQVQQALAIMQFKLELTVIKRHPEFNMDHRLLLSQVDFKRRVLHLNGQEYPLENTCFQLVDPENPEALTAEESQIIADLLAAFTRCQKLRKHLTFLIDHGSMYRIYNQNLLFHGCLPVDAQGHFLTLTLANQHYAGKQLLDFFDQQIRSCFNHPLHQANLSTDLLWYLWTGPLSPLFGKNAMTTFERYFCPDPETHVETKNAYYSLRHDTDFIQELLAEFNLSPENGHILNGHTPVKKGHDPIMANRQMIVIDGGFSKAYHHTTGIGGFTLLYNSYGMQLVTHQPFTTKADAIANMKDIISTRRVIDQVSQRQRVSQTNIGAAIKTEIEQLQTLLTIQPDH from the coding sequence ATGATAAACAATAAAATGAAAACGCTATCCGATAAATACCCAACGAAAATGGCCGTTACTTCTGAAATCATCAATCTCAAGGCTATCTTAAACTTACCCAAACCAACCGAGGCCTTTATGAGCGACCTCCATGGTGAATACGATGCTTTCCAACATCTCATCCGGACCGGTGCCGGTAACTTACGCCAAAAAATCAATGAGCTCTTCTCCGGTGAGATGACCCCTGAGACGATGCAGGCCTTCGCTTTTCTCGTCTACTATCCCACCGAACGATTAGCGCTCAAACACAAGGCCCTCTCAGAAAATGAATTAAATCAGTGGTACCTGACGACTTTTAAACGGATGATTGACCTGCTTAAATTCGTTTCAACGAAATACACGCGTTCTAAAGTCCGTAAAGCGATGGCCCCCGACTTCGTCTACATCACCGAAGAATTAATGTATGGCGATGTCGCCAACGTTGATAAAAAGCGTTATTTCCAAGAAATCACCGCCACCATTATCGAATTAGGCCAAGCCGACGCGTTAATCATCGCCACAAGTCACACGATTCAGCGCCTCGTTGTTGACCAATGGCACATCATTGGTGATATTTACGACCGGGGGCCACATCCCGATTTGATTGTTGACCAATTGACCCAACTGCCAGCAGTCGATGTCCAATGGGGAAATCATGATATTTTATGGTTCGGGGCAGCCAGCGGTTCTGAGCTTTGCTTATTGAACTTGCTACGAATTTGCGCCCGTTATAATAACCTCGCCATCATCGAGGAAACTTATGGGATTGATTTAACTGACTTAGTCCGGTTTGCAGCCCAACACTATCAGGCTAACCCCGCCTTCATGCCGGTTGAAGATCCTAACCAAGGCCCACTAACGCTGGCAGAAAAGCTAAAAATCAGCCAAGTCCAACAAGCCTTAGCTATCATGCAATTTAAACTCGAGTTAACAGTCATTAAACGCCACCCGGAATTCAACATGGATCACCGGCTTCTATTGTCACAAGTCGACTTTAAACGCCGGGTCTTACACCTTAACGGACAAGAATACCCACTCGAAAATACCTGTTTCCAACTGGTCGATCCTGAGAATCCTGAAGCTTTAACGGCAGAAGAAAGCCAAATCATCGCGGATTTACTAGCTGCCTTCACCCGCTGTCAGAAGTTACGCAAACACCTGACCTTTTTAATTGATCACGGTAGTATGTACCGCATTTACAATCAAAACTTACTCTTCCATGGCTGCTTACCCGTCGATGCCCAAGGACACTTCCTAACACTGACCCTCGCTAATCAACACTATGCTGGTAAGCAACTACTCGATTTCTTCGATCAACAAATTCGCTCGTGTTTCAACCACCCCTTACACCAGGCAAATCTCTCGACTGATTTACTATGGTATTTATGGACAGGGCCGCTCTCACCACTTTTTGGTAAGAACGCGATGACGACCTTTGAACGTTATTTCTGCCCAGATCCTGAGACCCACGTTGAAACTAAGAACGCCTATTACAGTCTGCGCCACGACACGGACTTTATTCAAGAACTCCTTGCCGAATTCAACCTTTCGCCTGAAAACGGCCATATCTTAAACGGCCACACGCCGGTTAAAAAAGGCCACGACCCGATTATGGCCAACCGCCAGATGATTGTGATTGATGGTGGTTTTTCAAAAGCCTACCATCACACAACTGGTATTGGCGGCTTTACCCTACTCTATAATTCTTACGGGATGCAGCTGGTGACCCACCAACCTTTCACCACCAAGGCGGATGCGATTGCCAATATGAAAGATATCATCTCCACACGACGAGTCATCGATCAAGTTAGCCAACGCCAACGGGTGAGTCAAACCAATATTGGTGCAGCCATCAAAACCGAAATCGAACAACTCCAAACATTACTAACGATTCAACCGGATCATTAG
- a CDS encoding Crp/Fnr family transcriptional regulator, which yields MATVEQHICAELVPIFSHLDHDSLLKISALTHHEKVAKGQQVISPTAQKRLVILASGSIKVYQLSAAGKEQLLRIMEPGDFEGEKLLFTNQEEQVYGEALQDSVICTLPRAPFQELLLSYPEISLKLLEVTANKMIKLEQQANLMNIDSVESRLVTYLLALVKVSETLTVKIPMKLKELATYIGTTPETLSRQLKQLEQRQLIKRQGRQVEILDYERLEDFY from the coding sequence GTGGCAACTGTTGAACAACATATTTGTGCGGAATTAGTACCGATATTTAGTCACCTTGATCACGACAGTCTCTTGAAGATTTCGGCGCTAACCCACCACGAAAAGGTTGCTAAGGGGCAGCAAGTCATTAGTCCGACTGCGCAAAAACGCCTAGTGATTCTGGCTAGTGGGAGTATTAAAGTTTATCAATTGTCCGCAGCGGGTAAAGAACAACTGTTGCGGATTATGGAACCGGGGGACTTTGAAGGGGAGAAGCTGCTTTTTACGAACCAAGAGGAACAAGTATATGGTGAGGCGCTTCAAGACAGCGTCATCTGTACATTGCCCCGCGCACCTTTTCAAGAACTACTATTAAGTTATCCGGAAATCAGTTTGAAACTTTTAGAAGTGACGGCTAATAAGATGATTAAGTTGGAACAACAAGCTAATCTAATGAATATCGACTCGGTAGAATCACGACTGGTAACTTATTTATTGGCTTTGGTGAAGGTCAGTGAGACATTGACGGTTAAAATCCCGATGAAGTTAAAAGAATTAGCAACATATATTGGGACGACGCCAGAAACTTTATCGCGGCAATTAAAGCAATTAGAACAACGTCAATTGATAAAAAGACAAGGTCGACAAGTGGAAATATTAGATTATGAACGCTTGGAAGACTTCTATTAA
- a CDS encoding copper-translocating P-type ATPase, with product MRFQRWLQAGKNQIALTVGMLIVVAYSWYWLGGPTVVMQGLLLVASVFGVAPILMQAYQALKVKVVSIDLLVTIAVIGAFIIGEYNESAIVTFLFLFGSYLEQRTLKKTRESIRSLSEMAPQTAQVVAGDGTVTTVDVDDVAIGDHVLVKAGGQVPVDGTVITGSAFVNEASITGEAQLIKKEVGASVYSGAIVDNGTLTVVANQVGDDTTFAQIVELVEEAQDSKSPAEKFIDRFATYYTPAVLVLALVVGLITRDFKLAITILVLGCPGALVIGAPVSIVAGIGNGAKNGVLIKGGEVVNTMAGIDTMVFDKTGTLTKGETAVAQVIDYTKNQAEALKLAAAVEKQSDHPLATAVVKYAQAQGVTDLPLIGQIETLKGLGVKAQVGEHLIQIGRAKLLTDAGVKLNAAQLATIEASQRAGQSIVLVAIDQTLALVIGIADTVKPEAKVALARLKKAGVKKLVMLTGDNEQTAAAIAREVGITEFHANLLPVEKVDYLKRYQAKGQKVAFIGDGINDSPSLALADIGIAMGSGTDVAIETSDIVLMQSTLSEVVYADYLTKATARNTVQNIVIAVGTVALLLLGLILGYVQMASGMLVHEISILVVILNAMRLIRFKIH from the coding sequence ATGCGATTTCAAAGATGGTTACAGGCGGGTAAGAATCAAATAGCGTTGACTGTGGGAATGCTAATTGTGGTGGCGTATAGTTGGTACTGGTTAGGTGGGCCGACTGTTGTAATGCAAGGCTTACTGCTAGTTGCTTCAGTGTTCGGGGTGGCGCCGATTTTGATGCAAGCCTATCAAGCGTTAAAGGTTAAAGTCGTGAGCATCGATTTGTTGGTGACCATTGCGGTAATCGGAGCCTTCATTATTGGCGAATATAATGAATCAGCGATTGTGACCTTTTTGTTCCTATTCGGGAGTTATCTTGAACAGCGAACGCTTAAAAAGACCCGGGAATCAATTCGGTCATTATCGGAAATGGCACCTCAAACCGCACAAGTGGTTGCGGGAGATGGGACTGTGACGACAGTTGATGTCGACGATGTGGCAATTGGCGATCACGTTTTAGTCAAAGCCGGGGGGCAGGTGCCGGTTGATGGGACAGTTATCACGGGAAGTGCTTTTGTGAATGAAGCCAGTATCACAGGTGAAGCGCAGTTAATTAAAAAAGAAGTGGGGGCCAGCGTTTATTCGGGGGCGATTGTCGATAATGGCACGCTGACCGTGGTGGCGAACCAAGTCGGGGATGACACGACTTTTGCCCAAATTGTTGAATTAGTGGAAGAAGCACAAGATAGTAAATCACCGGCGGAAAAGTTTATCGATCGTTTTGCGACTTACTACACGCCCGCAGTATTGGTGCTAGCGTTAGTGGTCGGTCTAATCACACGTGATTTTAAATTGGCGATTACGATTTTAGTACTGGGCTGCCCAGGCGCCCTAGTGATTGGGGCGCCAGTTTCAATTGTTGCTGGAATTGGCAATGGTGCCAAAAATGGCGTCTTAATTAAAGGTGGCGAAGTGGTTAACACGATGGCTGGCATTGACACGATGGTTTTTGATAAGACGGGCACACTCACTAAAGGTGAAACAGCGGTGGCGCAAGTCATCGACTATACAAAAAACCAAGCCGAAGCTTTGAAATTAGCAGCCGCTGTCGAAAAACAATCGGATCATCCATTGGCAACCGCAGTGGTCAAATATGCCCAAGCCCAAGGCGTCACTGACTTACCGCTGATTGGGCAAATTGAAACGCTCAAAGGACTAGGGGTTAAAGCGCAAGTTGGGGAGCACCTAATCCAGATTGGCCGGGCTAAACTGTTGACTGATGCAGGGGTTAAACTGAATGCTGCTCAACTCGCTACTATTGAAGCGAGTCAACGAGCGGGTCAATCAATAGTATTGGTGGCGATTGATCAGACGCTTGCCTTAGTAATTGGTATCGCGGATACAGTTAAACCGGAAGCTAAGGTGGCTTTAGCCCGTTTGAAAAAGGCCGGTGTTAAAAAGCTCGTGATGTTGACTGGGGATAATGAACAAACTGCTGCAGCTATTGCCCGCGAAGTGGGGATTACGGAATTTCACGCGAACTTGTTACCAGTCGAGAAGGTTGATTACTTGAAAAGGTACCAAGCCAAAGGTCAAAAAGTGGCTTTTATCGGTGATGGCATCAATGATAGTCCGTCATTAGCGTTGGCGGACATTGGGATTGCGATGGGTTCGGGCACGGATGTCGCAATTGAAACGTCGGATATTGTATTGATGCAATCGACGCTTTCTGAAGTCGTCTACGCCGATTACCTCACTAAGGCAACAGCCCGTAATACGGTCCAAAATATCGTGATTGCGGTTGGAACAGTCGCGTTACTTCTATTAGGATTGATTTTAGGCTACGTTCAAATGGCCAGCGGGATGTTGGTTCACGAAATTAGTATTTTAGTCGTCATTTTAAACGCGATGCGCTTAATTCGCTTTAAAATTCACTAA
- a CDS encoding DNA starvation/stationary phase protection protein, which yields MLTTAAIEARYQAELKQADVDHRAPTAGAMIGHIMANLTIQRRKLRQMKWAAKGMNNEIFKAQVATLLTENDMLLDKTAERLLDEGEVIPTTQAEYTEYGMLTEDARIKYWDVPAMMAELVNDFNTANLFVSRAIKLAQKEERFALAADMVDMLGYNQHQIRVLQNQLGKDAREGLDEEDDD from the coding sequence ATGTTAACAACCGCGGCAATTGAAGCACGTTACCAAGCAGAACTGAAACAAGCAGATGTGGATCACCGTGCACCAACGGCTGGCGCGATGATTGGCCACATTATGGCCAACCTGACAATCCAACGACGCAAACTCCGTCAGATGAAGTGGGCTGCTAAAGGCATGAATAATGAAATCTTCAAGGCACAGGTGGCAACTTTATTAACTGAAAATGATATGCTATTAGATAAGACGGCCGAACGATTGTTGGATGAGGGCGAAGTAATCCCGACGACGCAAGCGGAATATACTGAATACGGGATGCTTACTGAGGATGCGCGCATCAAGTATTGGGATGTGCCAGCCATGATGGCGGAATTGGTCAACGATTTTAACACCGCCAACCTATTCGTATCACGGGCCATCAAGCTCGCCCAAAAAGAAGAACGCTTTGCTTTAGCGGCTGATATGGTTGATATGCTAGGGTATAACCAGCATCAAATTCGCGTATTACAAAATCAACTCGGTAAGGATGCGCGTGAAGGTTTAGACGAAGAAGATGACGACTAA